CCACGTTGTCCCAGACGTGCTTGCCCCCGCGCGAGCGCGGGATGACGTGGTCGACGCTGGTTGCGACGCCACCGCAGTACATGCACCGGCCCCCGTCGCGGGCGAACAGCGCCCGGCGGGTCAGAGGAACGGGCCCCCGGTAGGGAACCCGCACGAATCGCTTCAGCCGGACCACGCTGGGTGCGGGGACTGTGACGGTCGCGCTGTGCAGATGGGCGCCGGACTCCTCGAGGCAGACGGCCTTGTTCTCGAGGACGAGGACGAGCGCGCGGCGGAGCGGTACGACGCCGAGGGGCTCGTACGACGCGTTGAGGACCAGGACATGCGGCACGGATGCCTCCTTGTACGCCGGCGGCGCGTGGCTCGCGCCGGGACGATCTGCAGTCAGTCTCCCCTCATGCCTGGTGAACGCGCCACCATGTCCCGGTAACGGGCTGGGAGTGTTTTCGACCACATCTGATTCATCCCCCGCGGGGGGACCCGTTCAAGCCCAGGTGAGTCCGGTCTCTCCTTCACGAACCGGGCGGGTGCGCACACAATGCCCCGTTAGTGTGGTGGTTCTGCCCGTCCGGTGACCTTCCCGTGACCCGAACCGCCCGTGACCCGAACGACTCCGCCGGAGGCAGACCGCTGCACCTGGAGGTATCCGCCGTGTCCCTGTCCGCCGTCCCACTGGCCGCCGGCCCCTCGCCGTCGCCGTCCCCCTCGCAGACGACGGCCCCGAAGGTGCCCACGCTCCAGGACGCCCAGCAGAGCGCGAGCAACGCCGCCGGCTGGGTCGAGGAGAACTGGTCCACGTGGCTCGCGATCGGCCTGCAGGTGCTGCTGATCGCGGTGATCGCGGTAGTGCTGAGAATGGCCGTGCGGCGGGCGATCACCAAGCTGATAGACCGGATGAACCGCACCGCGCAGGCGGTCGACGGCACCGCGATCGGCGGCCTGCTGGTGAACGTCGAGCGCCGTCGGCAGCGGTCGCAGGCGATCGGCTCGGTACTGCGTTCGGTGGCGAGCTTCGTGATCCTCGGCACCGCGGCCCTGATGATCCTCGGCACCTTCCGGATCAACCTCGCGCCACTGCTGGCGTCGGCGGGTGTCGCGGGTGTGGCGATCGGTTTCGGCGCCCGCAACCTGGTCACGGACTTCCTGTCCGGCGTGTTCATGATCCTTGAGGACCAGTACGGGGTCGGCGACCAGATCGACGTCGGCGTGGCCTCCGGCGAGGTCATCGAGGTCGGTCTGCGGGTGACCAAGCTGCGCGGCGACAACGGCGAGATCTGGTACGTCCGCAACGGCGAGGTCAAGCGGGTCGGCAACCTCTCCCAGGGCTGGGCCACCGCGGGCGTCGACGTCACCGTCCGGCCCTCGGAGGACCTGGACCACGTCAAGGCGGTGCTCAGCCAGGTCGGCGAAACGATGGGCAAGGAAGAGCCCTGGAACGAGATGCTGTGGGGCCCGGTGGAGATCCTGGGCCTGGACAGCCTGCTGCTGGACTCCATGGTCGTGCGGCTGTCGGCGAAGACCATGCCGGGCAAGTCCCTCACCATCGAGCGGGAGCTGCGCTGGCGGATCAAGCGGGCTTTCGACGCGGAGGGCATCCGGATCGTCGGCGGGCTGCCGGCCCAGCCCGACGGGGAGGCGGAGAGCGACCCGACGGCGGGCATGGCACCCCCGTCGGCGTACGCCAGCACGACGTCCCCGCAGTCGGCGGCGGCGTCCCCGCTGACTCCGCCGAGCACCGCGAAGTAGCCGTGTCACGGTGAGCGGCCGCCCCGCGCCCGAGGGCCCCTCGAAGCGAGGGGCCCTTTGCCTTGCGGCCCGCCCCGGTTCCCCTGACGCCCCGTTCCTGTGGCACCTGGCGGCCCGCCCCGGCTCTCCCGACGGCCGGTCCCTGCTCGCATGACGGCCTGTCCCGGTTCTCTTGTCGGCCTGTCCCTGTTCTCTTGTCGGCCTGTCCCTGCTCTCTTGACGGCCCGTTCCGGGCGGCGCTAGCTTCGCCGCAGACCGACAGGAAACCTTCCTAACAAAAGGGGGGTTCGGCCGGACAGGGAGACCCATGGCAGGCACCCCGCGCGTCCTGCGCGCCATGAACGACCGCGCCGCCCTGGACCTCCTCCTGGAGCACGGCACCCTCTCCCGTACCCGCATCGGCAAGCTCACCGGCCTGTCCAAGCCCACCGCCTCCCAGCTCCTCGCCCGCCTGGAGGCCGCCGGACTCGTCCTCGCGACCGGCACCAGCGAGGGCCGCCCCGGCCCCGGCGCCCGGCTCTACGCGCTCAACCCGGCCGCCGCCCACGCCGCCGGCCTCGACGTCACCCCCGACCGCATCCGCGCCGCCGTCGCCGACATCACCGGCCGCACCGTCGGCACGCACGAGGTGCGCGCCCCCACGCGGCGCGCGGACCGCCCGCCCGTCGTACGGCAGGTCACCGACGCCCTCGACGGGGCCGTGAAGGCCGCCGGGCTCACCCGGGACGACATCCACCGGCTGGTGATCGGCACCCCCGGCGCCTTCGACCCGAACACCGGACGCCTGCGGTACGCCTCCCACCTGCCGGGCTGGCACTCCCCCACGCTGCTCGGCGACCTCGCCGCCGCGCTGCCGATGCCGGTCGAGTACGAGAACGACGTCAACCTCGTCGCCGTCGCCGAGCAGCGCCTCGGCGCCGCCCGCGGCCACGACGACTTCGTCCTGCTGTGGAACCAGGAAGGGCTCGGCGCCGCCCTCGTCCTCGGCGGCCGGCTGCACCGCGGCTGGACCGGCGGCGCCGGCGAGGTCGGCTTCCTGCCGGTGCCGGGCGCCCCCCTGGTCCGCCAGGTCGGGAAGGCGGGCAGCGGCGGCTACCAGGAGCTGGCGGGCTCCCAGGCGCTCGTGGCGCTGGCCCGCGAGGCCGGCCTGGCGGCGCCCACCGGATCCCCCGCCGAGACCGCCGCCGCCCTGCTGGCGAGCGCCGCCCGGCACCCCGGCGACGAGCGCCACCAGCGGCTGCTGCGGGCCTACGCGACCCGGCTCGCCACCGGTCTCGCCTCCCTGGTCTCCGTCCTCGACCCGGAACTCGTCGTCCTCAGCGGCACCTCCCTCACCAGCGGCGGGGAGCCGCTGCGCGCCCTGGTCGAGGCCGAACTGGCGGACCTGGCCGCGGTCCGGCCCCGGCTGGTCACCGGCGACGTCACCGAGCACCCCGTCCTGCGCGGCGCCCTGGAGAGCGCCCTCGCGGCCACCCGCGACGAGGTCTTCGACACCTCCCGCTGACCGGCCCCCGCCCCCTCGCTCCGTACCTCCGCACCTCCGCGCCCAGGGCGACCTCGCCGTGCCCGGAACACGCAGGCAAGGTCGCCGTCCCGTGTCCGCCCCCCCGCCCCGCCCGCCTCCGTCCGGACGGCGCTCCGCGAGGGCGTCACCTCACCGAAGTGAAGGGACAGCACCGTATGAAACTCACCGTGGTCGGCGGCGGTTCGACCTACACGCCCGAACTGGCCGACGGCTTCGCCCGGCTCAGGGACACCCTGCCCGTCGACGAACTCGTCCTGGCCGACCCGGCGGCGGACCGCCTGGAGCTGGTGGGCGGACTCGCCCGGCGCATCTTCGCCCGCCAGGGGCACCCCGGCCGGATCGTCACCACCTCCGACCTCGACGCGGCCGTGGACGGCGCGGACGCGGTCCTCCTCCAGCTGCGCGTCGGCGGCCAGGCGGCCCGCGAACAGGACGAGACCTGGCCGCTGAGCTGCGGCTGCGTCGGCCAGGAGACCACCGGGGCGGGCGGCCTCGCCAAGGCCCTGCGTACCGTCCCGGTGGTCCTGGACATCGCCGAACGCGTCCGCCGCGCCAGCCCCGGGGCGTGGATCATCGACTTCACCAACCCGGTCGGCATCGTCACCCGCGCCCTGCTCGGGGCCGGGCACAAGGCGGTCGGGCTGTGCAACGTGGCGATCGGACTCCAGCGCAGGTTCGCGGCGCTGCTGGGCGTCACCCCCGCCGAGGTCCACCTCGACCACGTCGGCCTCAACCACCTCACCTGGGAGACCGCCGTGCGCCTGCACGGCCCCGGCGGCGAGGACGTACTGCCCCGGCTGCTCAGCCGGCACGGCGACGCCGTCGCCGCCGACCTGCGCCTGCCCCGCGCCCTCCTGGACCGCCTGGGCGTGGTGCCGTCGTACTACCTGCGCTACTACTACGCCCACGACGAGGTCGTACGGGAACTGCGCGGCAAGCCCTCCCGGGCGGCGGAAGTGGCCGCCATGGAACGGGAGCTGCTCGGCCTGTACGCCGACCCGGCCCTGGACACCAAGCCGGACCTGCTCGCCCGGCGCGGCGGCGCGTACTACTCGGAGGCGGCTGTGGACCTGGCGGCGGCCCTGCTGCGCGACGCCGGCAGCCCGCACCAGGTCGTCAACACGTACAACCGGGGCACCCTGCCCTTCCTCCCCGACGACGCGGTGATCGAGGTTCCGGCGGCGCTGCGGGCCGGCGCCGCCCCCGCCCCGCTGCCCGTGGCCCCGGTCGACCCGCTCCACGCGGGCCTGATCGCGAATGTCACCGCGTACGAGCACCTGGCGCTGGACGCCGCCCTGCACGGCGGGCGCGACCGCGTCTTCCGGGCCCTCCTCGCGCACCCCCTGATCGGCCAGTACGACTACGCCGACGCCCTCACCGACCAGCTGATCGCACACAACCGGGAGTACCTGGCGTGGGCCTGACCGCATCCGTCCTCGCCGTCGACGCGGGCAACAGCAAGACCGACGTGGCGGTCGTCGCCGCCGACGGCACCCTTCTCGGCACGGCCCGCGGCGGCGGCTTCCGCCCGCCCGCCGTCGGCCTGGACGCCGCGATGACCGCGCTGGCCGGACCGGTGGAGCGCGCGCTCGCCGCCGCGGGCGTCACCTCCGTCCCCCACGTCTCGGCCTGCCTCGCCAACGCCGACCTCCCCGTCGAGGAGGAGACCCTCACCGCCGCCCTGCACGCCCGCGCGTGGGGCACCACCACCGAGGTCCGCAACGACACCTTCGCCCTGCTGCGCGCCGGAGTCACCGAGCCCCTCGGGGTGGCCGTTGTCTGCGGCGCCGGCATCAACTGCGTCGGCATGCGTCCCGACGGCCGTACCGCCCGCTTCCCCGCACTCGGCCGGATCTCCGGGGACTGGGGCGGCGGCTGGGGGCTGTCCGAGGAGGCCATGTTCCACGCGGCCCGCGCGGAGGACGGCCGCGGCGCTCCCACCCTGCTGGCCACCGCCCTGCCCGCCCACTTCGGCCTGCCCAGCATGTACGCGCTCATCGAGGCCCTGCACCTCGGCCGCCTGCCGCAGGCCCGCCGCCACGAACTCGCCCCCGTCCTCTTCGCCACCGCCGCCTCCGGCGACCGGGTGGCCCGCTCCCTGGTCGACCGTCTCGCCGACGAGATCGTCACCATGGCGGTCGTCGCCCTCACCCGGCTCGACCTGCTGGCCGAGGAGACCCCGGTGGTGCTGGGCGGCGGCATCCTCGCCGCCCGGCATCCGCACCTGGACTCCGCCGTCCGCGCCCTGCTCTCCGAGCGGGCCCCGAGGGCGGTGCCCCAGGTCGTCACGGCCCGCCCGGTCCTGGGCGCGGCGCTGCTGGGCCTGGACCGCACCGGCGCACCGCCGGACGCCCGGGCCCGTCTGCGGAGCCACTTCGGATGCTGAGGAGGGGAGCGGGAGCGGCGGCGCAGGCGGGGCGCGGGGCGGGGCGGCCGGCCGGGGCGTGCACGCCCGCGCGGGGAACCGAACCGCGCCCACCGGCGTATTCCCTGCGGGGAGAGGTGTGACGTCGCACGCTGCGATCCGATCAAGATCCAGGGAAGGCCGGTGCGGATGCCGGCCCGGGCGGCGATACTTGCGGCGACAGATGACCATGGGGGAGGTCAAGCGTGAGCGTGACACACACGCGCAACGGCACCGCGGCACCGCCGGCGAAGGCGCCCGCGGCCCCGCGCCGCACCGCGTTCGCCGAAGGCGTGGACCGGCTCCGCGCGGCCGCCACCACGGAACCCGGCCGGCTGCGCGTCATCGGCGCCGTCCTCGCCCTCCTCGTCGTCGCCTTCGGCGCCGCCACCGCCTGGCAGACCACGGCCCGCTCCGCCGCCGCCGACGACGTCCTGCACAACAGCCAGCCCCTCACCTCCGCCGCCGCCGACATCTACCGCTCCCTCGCGGACGCCAACACCGCCGCCTCCAGCGGTTTCCTCGCCGGCGGCCAGGAGACCCAGGCCGACCGCGACCGCTACGAGAAGGACATCCGCACCGCCGCCGCCAAGCTGGTCACCGCGGCGAACAGCTCCGACCCGGACTCCCCGTCCGCCCGGACCATCGCCGAACTCAACCGGCTCCTGCCCGAGTACAAGGGCCTGATCGAGCGCGCCCGCGCCAACAACCGCCAGGGCTACCCCCTCGGCGGCGCCTACCTGCGCTACGCGAACGACAAGATGCAGACGGAGATGCTCCCGGCCGCCGAGGACCTGTACACGTCGGAGAACCGCCGCCTGCGTGCGGACTACGCCGACGCCACCCCCTACCCGTGGGCGGCCATCGCCCTCGGCGTCGCCGCGCTCGCCGCCCTCGCCTGGGCCCAGCACCGCACCTACCGCCGCACCAACCGGGTCCTCAACCACGGCCTGGTCGCCGCCACCGCGGCCACCACCGTCGTCCTGGTCTGGCTCGTCGTCGGCCACGCCGTCGCCCGCGCCGGCCTGAACGACTCCTACGACCACGGCATCCGCTCCCTCGACGTGCTGCACGACGCCCGCATCGCCTCCCTCAAGGCCCGCGGCAACGAGAACCTGACCCTGGTCAACCGCGGCGCCGAGACCGTCGAGACCGCACCCGGGACGTTCGCCGACAAGTTCGACGTGGCGTACCAGGCGTCGATGAAGGACCTCGCCGACGGCCTGGCCCGGGCCGCCGACCTGGCCGACGACGACGCGGGCGCCCGGCCCGTGCGGGCCGCCACCGGCAACATGGACGCCTGGCGGGACCGCCACCGGCAGGCCCGCGACGCCGACGACGCCGGTGACTACCAGGCGGCCCTCGACAAGGTCATCGGCGCGAAGGGCGACGAGCCGACCGGAGAGTGCTTCGACAACGTCGACCACCACCTCCAGACCGCCATCGCGCACGAGGAACGCGAGTTCGCGCGGTCGGCCGGCGACGGCCGGGACGCGATGACCGGCCTGGCCGCCGGTGCCGCGGTGCTCGCCCTGCTGGGCGCGGCGGCGGCGGTGCTGGGCATCGGCCGCAGGCTGTCGGAGTACCGGTGAGAGGGGGGCCGGTGGAAGGGCTGCCGGTGAGTGGGGGCATGAGGATGTACGCACGACGGGTGCGGGCCGGCCTGCGGGGCTGGGGCGGCGTGGGCGCGATGGCCCTGCTCTGCGCCCTGGCGGTGGCCTTCGCCCTGCTGCTGCCGCACACCCAGGACCAGCCGGCCGCCGGCACCGGGGCCGGCGGCCGGGGCGGCGCGCACGGCACCCTCGCGAAGGCCGACGCCTGCGCGGACCCGGAGGCGCAGAGCCCGTCCCCGGCCGCCGTCGAGGGCCCGGCGATCGCGGCCGTCAAGAAGCGCGGCTACCTCTCCGTCGGCGTCGACCAGAACAGCTTCCGCTGGGGCTACCGCGACCCCAACAGCACCGCCGAGACGGTCGAGCTGGAGGGCTTCGACATCGATCTCGCCCGCCGGATCGCCCGGGAGCTGCTCGGCTCCCCCGACCGGATCCGCTTCAAGGCCATCCCCACCAACCAGCGGGTGCCCGCGATCCGCAGCGGCCAGGTCGACATGGTGGTCCGCACCATGACCATCACCTGCGCCCGTCTGAAGGACGTCGCCTTCTCCGCCCCGTACTTCCTCACCGGCCAGCAGGTCCTCGCGCCGAAGTCCTCCCCGGTGGAGGGGTACGACGACACCCTCGCCGGCAAGCGGCTCTGCTCGGCTGCGGGTTCGACGGCGTACGAGAAGCTGGCCGCGGACCGCGCGTCCGGGAACCTGCCCGCCTCCGCGGACATCTCCACCACCGTGCCGAACCAGCTCGACTGCCTCGTCAGGCTGCAACTGGGCCAGGTGGACGCGGTGGTGACGGACAGCGCCCTCGCCGCCAGCCAGGCCGCGCAGGACCCCACGGTGGAGCTGAAGGGCGAGCGCTTCACCACGGAGTACTACGGCGTGGCGATGAAGAAGGACGCCACCGATCTGGTACGCCGGGTCAACCGGATACTGGAGGACTACCGCCGGGACGGCGGGTGGAAGGCGTCGTACGACAAGTGGCTGTCGCCGACGCTGGGTAGGGACTCCGAGTCGGCGACCCCGCCGACGCCGCGTTACAAGTAGAGGGGTGATCATGGGCGTCACGGGAACCTCCGGTCCGGTCATGGACAGGGACGAGGTGGACCGTGCGCTGGCGCGGCTCGGCGCCGAACACGAGGCCATCGAGACCTCGCTGCTCGCGCTCCAGGACCACGCGGGCCGCCGCCTGCTCGAAGGCGCCGAGCTGACCGGCGTCACCAAGGAGCTCTGGGCGGTCACCGAGGCGCAGATCACCCTGCTGTGGACGTACTTCGACGCCTACACGGACGCGCTGCGCACCGCCCGGGACGTCCGCGCCCGCCGCCGCTGGTCCAGCCGCGAGGACCTGGTGGAGCTGACCGAGCTGCTGCGCGGCGAGTCGGTCACGGTCGCCGGGGGCGCGCCCTCCCCGCACGGTGGCGCGGCCCGGCTCAGTTCCCGCTACTCGCTGGCCGCGCTCGTGGACCGGATGAACGAGCTGTACGCCGCCTCGCTGGACATGGTGGTGGCCGCCGACGCGGTGTGGTCCGCGCTGCCCGCCCGGATCGATTTACTGGCCGCCGAACTCCAGCGCACCCGCGCCCTCGCCCACTCCGTCGGCGTCCGCCCCGGCGAACACCCGTCCGGCGACGACCTGGAGCGCATCACCCGCACCCTGACGAAGCTGCGCGAGCAGGTGGTGTCCGACCCGCTGGCGTTCTGGCAGCGCGCCGAGGGCAGCTCCGCGCCCGGTGGCGGCAGGCCGGACACGACCGTCTACGACCGGGAGGCGCGCGCCCTGGAGGAGGTGCGCCGCGAGATCGACGCGGTGCTGACCGTGCGCCAGGACGCCGAACAGCGGCTGATCAGGCTGCGCGACGTGCTGTCCCGCGCGGACCGCACGCTCGCCGAGGCCCGCACCGCGCGCGGCGAGGTCCTCGCGAAGATCGCGGCGACCGAGGTGCCCGTGGTCAGCGGCCCGCCGACCGCGCTCCAGGAGCAGCTGGCGACGGCCGCCGAGTACCGCAGGCAGGGGCAGTGGCACCGGCTCTCCCCGCTCCTGGAGTCCCTGGAGCGCAAGGCGGAGGACGAACTGCTGCGCGCCCGCGAGTCGCTGACCGCGGTCACCGCGCCGCTCGCGGTCCGTGCCGAGCTGCGCGGCCGGCTGGACGCGTACCGGGCGAAGGTGGCCCGGCACGGCCTGGCGGAGGACCCGCTGCTGGTGGAGCGGTACGACGCGGCGCGCCGGATGCTGTGGAGCGCGCCCTGCGACCTGCGCGTCGCCGAACAGGCGGTGCTGCGCTACCAGCAGGCCGTGGCCGAACTGCTCGGCGCCCCCCGGGTGCCGGGCCAGGGCGGGCCGGAGGACCGCAGGGGGGACGCTGCGGCGCACAGGGGGGATTCATCGGCATGAGTCAGGCGATCGGTCAGGCACCGCGCGGCTGCCAGCGACCGGGCTGCGGCGGCGCGTACGAGGACGTCGGCGGCGGCGAGCTGTACTGCGACACCTGCGGTCTCGCCCCGGTCGTGTCGTCGGCCGGCATGGTCGGTCCGGCGCCGACCGGGGTGGCGGGCGGCGGCCCGGGTTCGGCGGGCAGCGGCAGCGCCCGCACCGGGAGCCGGGGCAGTTCGCGTACGTCGTCGCAGTCGTCGAAGTCCCGGCGCTCGGTGTCCGGACGCCTCTCCCGGTCCCTGTCGGGCCGGCCCACCAGCCGTTCGGTGTCGGTGCGCAGTTCCGGGTCCACGTCAACGTCCAGCGGGCGGGGGCGGCTGGGCGTGGGCCTGGTGCAGGTGCCCCAGGTGCCGCGCCCGGACCCGCGCGCGATGGTGCTCGCCGACCCGGAGGTGCCGGAGCGCAAGCGGTTCTGCTCCCGCGCGGACTGCGGGGCGCCGGTGGGCCGGGCGCGCGGCGACCGCCCCGGCCGCACGGAGGGCTTCTGCACCAAGTGCGGCCACCCGTACTCGTTCGTGCCGAAGCTGCGGGCGGGCGACATCGTGCACGGCCAGTACGAGGTGGCGGGCTGTCTCGCCCACGGCGGCCTGGGCTGGATCTACCTCGCCGTGGACCGCGCGGTCTCCGACCGCTGGGTGGTGCTCAAGGGCCTGCTCGACACCGGCGACCAGGACGCGATGGCGGCGGCGATCTCCGAGCGCCGGTTCCTCGCGGAGATCGAGCACGCCAACATCGTGCGGATCTACAACTTCGTGGAGCACCTGGACCTGCGCACCGGCTCCCTCGACGGCTACATCGTCATGGAGTACGTCGGCGGGAAGTCCCTGAAGGAGATCGCCAACGCCCGCCGCACGCCCGAGGGCCGCCGGGACCCCCTGCCGGTCGAACAGGCCTGCGCGTACGGCATCGAGGCGCTGGAGGCGCTCGGCCACCTGCACAGCCGCAACCTCCTCTACTGCGACTTCAAGGTCGACAACGCCATCCAGACCGAGGACCAGCTCAAGCTGATCGACATGGGCGCGGTGCGCCGCATGGACGACGACGAGTCCGCGATCTACGGCACGGTCGGCTACCAGGCACCCGAGGTCGCGGACGTCGGCCCGTCGGTCGCCTCCGACCTGTACACGGTGGGCCGCACCCTCGCCGTCCTCACCTTCGACTTCCAGGGCTACACCAACGTCTACGCCGACTCCCTGCCCGACCCCGACACCGTCGACGTGTTCCGGCGGTACGAGTCCTTCTACCGCCTCCTGGTCCGCGCCACCGACCCCGACCCGGCCCGCAGGTTCGCCTCCGCGCAGGAGATGGCGGAGCAGCTGACAGGCGTGCTGCGGGAGGTCGTCTCCCTCCAGACCGGGCGGGCCCGCCCCGCCCTGTCCACCCTGTTCGGCCCGGAACTGCGGGTCACGGACTCCGAGTTGTTCCCGGCGCTGGACGGGGAGGTGTCACTGCTGGGGGCGCGGACGGCGACCGCCGCGCGGAGTGGGCCGGGCTCCGGTCCGCGACCGCCCGCCGGTACGCCCTCGTTGGTCAAGCCGGTGCGCACCGACGCCGCCGCGCTCGCGCTGCCCATCCCCCGCACCGAGCCCGGCGACCCCAACGCCGGTTTCCTCGCGGGCCTGCTGACCTCCGCGCCGGCCGAACTGATCGCCGCGCTGGCCGCCGTACCCGCGCAGTCGACGGAGACCAGGCTGCGGCAGGTGCGCGCCCGGCTGGAGAGCGGCGACACGGCGACCGCGCACACCGTCCTCGCCGCGCTGGAGGAGGAACGCCCCGACGACTGGCGGGTGGTCTGGTACCGGGGCGTGGCCGCGCTGGTGACCGGCGACCACGAGGGTGCCGCGCTCGCCTTCGACGCGATCTACGACGCCTTCCCCGGCGAGACGGCCCCGAAGCTCGCCCTCGCCCTGTGCGCGGAGGTGCTGGGCCAGCCGGACAACGCGGCCGAGTACTACGGCCTGGTGTGGTCGACCGACCCGAGCTGTGTGAGCGCCGCCTTCGGGCTGGCCCGCGTCCAGCTCGCCACGGGCGACCGGCGGGGCGCCGTGGCCACGCTGGAGTCCGTCCCGGAGGCCTCCATCCACTACACGGCCGCCCGGGTGGCAGCCGTCCGCGCCCGGCTGCGGCAGCGCACGCCCACCGGCTCCGACGTGGCCTTCCTGGACGATCTGACCGCCGCCGCCGGCCAGGTCGAGGCGCTCGACGCGTACGGTCTCGACCCGACGCGGCGCGAGCAGTTGGCCACGGAAGTGCTCGGCAGCGCCCTGGACTGGATACTCTCCGGGGGCCAGGGTTCCGTCCCTCCCGCCGCCGGAGGACGGACGCTGCTCGGCAGCGGCCTGGACGAACGGGGCCTGCGTTTCGGCCTGGAACGTTCGTACCGCGCGCTGGCCCGGCTGGCGCGGGGCGGCGAGGAGAGGATCGACCTGGTGGAACGTGCCAATCGTTACCGCCCCCGGACGTGGGTGTAGTTGATGTCGCAGATGCCGCCCCGGCAGGCCGCCCTGACGCAGTGCCCCAACTGCGCGGAACCGCTCGAACAGGGGGACCGTTTCTGTGGAGCGTGCGGGTACGACCTGTCGGCCGTACCGCCCCTCCCGCAGCAGCCCCCGGCCCCCACCGCGAGTGCGCCGGTCGCGGGGACACACGACCCCTGCCCGGGGGTGAACGCCCCGGCCCGTCAGGTGAACGGCCCGGTGCCGACGGGACACGCCCCGGCGCCCCCCGTGTACGGCGCCGCGCCCGCCGCCGGCTCCCCGGCCCCGCCGGTGAACGGGACGGTGCCGCACCCGGCCACGGCCGAAGGCCTGCCCGCTGCCGCCGCACCCGCCGGTCCGCCACCTCCCGGCGGTGCCGGACAGGGTGGCTGGGCGCCCACCGGCGATGCGGGACACGCCGGTCCGCCACCCGCCGGCGGTGCCGGACAGGGCGGTTGGGCCGCTGACGGTCCGGTGTCCCACGGTCCCGCCGCCGCCCAGCACCC
Above is a genomic segment from Streptomyces glaucescens containing:
- a CDS encoding N-acetylglucosamine kinase, producing the protein MGLTASVLAVDAGNSKTDVAVVAADGTLLGTARGGGFRPPAVGLDAAMTALAGPVERALAAAGVTSVPHVSACLANADLPVEEETLTAALHARAWGTTTEVRNDTFALLRAGVTEPLGVAVVCGAGINCVGMRPDGRTARFPALGRISGDWGGGWGLSEEAMFHAARAEDGRGAPTLLATALPAHFGLPSMYALIEALHLGRLPQARRHELAPVLFATAASGDRVARSLVDRLADEIVTMAVVALTRLDLLAEETPVVLGGGILAARHPHLDSAVRALLSERAPRAVPQVVTARPVLGAALLGLDRTGAPPDARARLRSHFGC
- a CDS encoding ROK family transcriptional regulator, with the protein product MAGTPRVLRAMNDRAALDLLLEHGTLSRTRIGKLTGLSKPTASQLLARLEAAGLVLATGTSEGRPGPGARLYALNPAAAHAAGLDVTPDRIRAAVADITGRTVGTHEVRAPTRRADRPPVVRQVTDALDGAVKAAGLTRDDIHRLVIGTPGAFDPNTGRLRYASHLPGWHSPTLLGDLAAALPMPVEYENDVNLVAVAEQRLGAARGHDDFVLLWNQEGLGAALVLGGRLHRGWTGGAGEVGFLPVPGAPLVRQVGKAGSGGYQELAGSQALVALAREAGLAAPTGSPAETAAALLASAARHPGDERHQRLLRAYATRLATGLASLVSVLDPELVVLSGTSLTSGGEPLRALVEAELADLAAVRPRLVTGDVTEHPVLRGALESALAATRDEVFDTSR
- a CDS encoding 6-phospho-beta-glucosidase; this translates as MKLTVVGGGSTYTPELADGFARLRDTLPVDELVLADPAADRLELVGGLARRIFARQGHPGRIVTTSDLDAAVDGADAVLLQLRVGGQAAREQDETWPLSCGCVGQETTGAGGLAKALRTVPVVLDIAERVRRASPGAWIIDFTNPVGIVTRALLGAGHKAVGLCNVAIGLQRRFAALLGVTPAEVHLDHVGLNHLTWETAVRLHGPGGEDVLPRLLSRHGDAVAADLRLPRALLDRLGVVPSYYLRYYYAHDEVVRELRGKPSRAAEVAAMERELLGLYADPALDTKPDLLARRGGAYYSEAAVDLAAALLRDAGSPHQVVNTYNRGTLPFLPDDAVIEVPAALRAGAAPAPLPVAPVDPLHAGLIANVTAYEHLALDAALHGGRDRVFRALLAHPLIGQYDYADALTDQLIAHNREYLAWA
- a CDS encoding HNH endonuclease; protein product: MPHVLVLNASYEPLGVVPLRRALVLVLENKAVCLEESGAHLHSATVTVPAPSVVRLKRFVRVPYRGPVPLTRRALFARDGGRCMYCGGVATSVDHVIPRSRGGKHVWDNVVASCRRCNHVKADRHLGEIGWRLRHKPAPPTGLAWRIIGTGHRDPRWLPYLRPFGADDALARIDGISA
- a CDS encoding mechanosensitive ion channel family protein, which translates into the protein MSLSAVPLAAGPSPSPSPSQTTAPKVPTLQDAQQSASNAAGWVEENWSTWLAIGLQVLLIAVIAVVLRMAVRRAITKLIDRMNRTAQAVDGTAIGGLLVNVERRRQRSQAIGSVLRSVASFVILGTAALMILGTFRINLAPLLASAGVAGVAIGFGARNLVTDFLSGVFMILEDQYGVGDQIDVGVASGEVIEVGLRVTKLRGDNGEIWYVRNGEVKRVGNLSQGWATAGVDVTVRPSEDLDHVKAVLSQVGETMGKEEPWNEMLWGPVEILGLDSLLLDSMVVRLSAKTMPGKSLTIERELRWRIKRAFDAEGIRIVGGLPAQPDGEAESDPTAGMAPPSAYASTTSPQSAAASPLTPPSTAK
- a CDS encoding glutamate ABC transporter substrate-binding protein; amino-acid sequence: MYARRVRAGLRGWGGVGAMALLCALAVAFALLLPHTQDQPAAGTGAGGRGGAHGTLAKADACADPEAQSPSPAAVEGPAIAAVKKRGYLSVGVDQNSFRWGYRDPNSTAETVELEGFDIDLARRIARELLGSPDRIRFKAIPTNQRVPAIRSGQVDMVVRTMTITCARLKDVAFSAPYFLTGQQVLAPKSSPVEGYDDTLAGKRLCSAAGSTAYEKLAADRASGNLPASADISTTVPNQLDCLVRLQLGQVDAVVTDSALAASQAAQDPTVELKGERFTTEYYGVAMKKDATDLVRRVNRILEDYRRDGGWKASYDKWLSPTLGRDSESATPPTPRYK
- a CDS encoding serine/threonine-protein kinase, which produces MSQAIGQAPRGCQRPGCGGAYEDVGGGELYCDTCGLAPVVSSAGMVGPAPTGVAGGGPGSAGSGSARTGSRGSSRTSSQSSKSRRSVSGRLSRSLSGRPTSRSVSVRSSGSTSTSSGRGRLGVGLVQVPQVPRPDPRAMVLADPEVPERKRFCSRADCGAPVGRARGDRPGRTEGFCTKCGHPYSFVPKLRAGDIVHGQYEVAGCLAHGGLGWIYLAVDRAVSDRWVVLKGLLDTGDQDAMAAAISERRFLAEIEHANIVRIYNFVEHLDLRTGSLDGYIVMEYVGGKSLKEIANARRTPEGRRDPLPVEQACAYGIEALEALGHLHSRNLLYCDFKVDNAIQTEDQLKLIDMGAVRRMDDDESAIYGTVGYQAPEVADVGPSVASDLYTVGRTLAVLTFDFQGYTNVYADSLPDPDTVDVFRRYESFYRLLVRATDPDPARRFASAQEMAEQLTGVLREVVSLQTGRARPALSTLFGPELRVTDSELFPALDGEVSLLGARTATAARSGPGSGPRPPAGTPSLVKPVRTDAAALALPIPRTEPGDPNAGFLAGLLTSAPAELIAALAAVPAQSTETRLRQVRARLESGDTATAHTVLAALEEERPDDWRVVWYRGVAALVTGDHEGAALAFDAIYDAFPGETAPKLALALCAEVLGQPDNAAEYYGLVWSTDPSCVSAAFGLARVQLATGDRRGAVATLESVPEASIHYTAARVAAVRARLRQRTPTGSDVAFLDDLTAAAGQVEALDAYGLDPTRREQLATEVLGSALDWILSGGQGSVPPAAGGRTLLGSGLDERGLRFGLERSYRALARLARGGEERIDLVERANRYRPRTWV